From the Vicia villosa cultivar HV-30 ecotype Madison, WI unplaced genomic scaffold, Vvil1.0 ctg.005460F_1_1, whole genome shotgun sequence genome, one window contains:
- the LOC131642628 gene encoding uncharacterized protein LOC131642628 — translation MVLIETASELEELNQRYKSEKVSVWWVLENWDEYKDVDPCRIKENISIALAKEEYKGSVSISCYVDEVNATKIPEHVLTDLSSSGISINHYPKDEKPVMLIVDMLRWAESNPPPANYLFIFNDDDDYDGGFTYAIDYLLCCKYNILLASPEACAPSLVSLSKRVWLVRSLFSGESPASEEQVMKLRGSDSDEEGSHSDG, via the exons ATGGTTCTAATTGAGACAGCATCAGAATTGGAGGAGTTGAACCAGCGATACAAGTCTGAGAAAGTATCTGTGTGGTGGGTTTTAGAAAACTGGGATGAGTACAAGGATGTTGATCCTTGTCGTATAAAAGAAAACATCAGTATAGCACTTGCTAAGGAGGAGTACAAGGGTtccgtttccatctcttgctacGTTGACGAAGTTAACGCAACTAAAATTCCCGAACATGTGCTGACGGATCTCTCGTCCTCCGGAATTTCCATCAACCATTATCCTAAAG ATGAGAAGCCTGTGATGCTCATTGTGGACATGTTGCGTTGGGCAGAATCCAACCCTCCACCTGCAAATTACTTATTTATAttcaatgatgatgatgattatgatggcGGATTTACTTATGCAATCGATTATCTCCTATGTTGCAAGTATAATATTCTTCTTGCATCCCCAGAGGCATGTGCACCATCCCTCGTTTCACTTTCCAAGAGAGTATGGCTTGTGCGTAGTCTATTTTCAGGAGAATCTCCGGCATCTGAGGAACAAGTTATGAAACTTCGTGGCTCCGATTCTGATGAAGAGGGTTCCCATTCTGATGGGTGA
- the LOC131642629 gene encoding uncharacterized protein LOC131642629, which translates to MDSNNSNNLNKLFWEVIEEELMDNTDEELLLSMLEKERQSRSSSRRKRRSVIDRNREEGHIRLFNDYFSENPVYTDAQFRRRFRMHRHLFLRIVETLGNHDEYFQMRVDATGKMGLSPLQKCTSAIRMLAYGSSADIVDEYVRIGESTAIECLERFVRGVNEVFGAEYLRRPNNNDVEHLLQMGESRGFPGMLGSIDCMHWEWKNCPVAWKGQFCRGDHGKPTIMLEAVASQDLWIWHAFFGIAGSNNDINVLNQSNVFNDILEGRAATVQYTINGNPYNMGYYLADGIYPEWATFVKTISMPQGEKRKLFAQH; encoded by the coding sequence ATggattcaaacaattcaaacaacctcaacaaactttTTTGGGAGGTGATTGAAGAAGAACTTATGGACAACACAGATGAAGAACTATTGTTGTCAATGCTCGAGAAGGAACGTCAATCTAGAAGTTCATCAAGGCGAAAAAGAAGATCAGTGATAGATCGGAATCGTGAAGAAGGGCATATACGATTATTCAACGACTACTTCTCAGAAAATCCAGTATACACGGATGCCCAATTTCGTAGAAGGTTCAGAATGCATAGGCATTTGTTTCTTCGAATTGTAGAAACCCTTGGAAATCATGATGAATATTTTCAAATGAGGGTCGATGCAACTGGTAAAATGGGTCTTTCACCATTGCAGAAGTGCACTTCTGCTATTCGTATGTTGGCATATGGATCTTCTGCTGACATTGTAGACGAATATGTTCGAATTGGTGAAAGCACTGCAATTGAGTGCTTAGAGAGATTCGTAAGGGGCGTGAATGAGGTATTTGGGGCTGAGTATTTGAGAAGGCCTAATAACAATGATGTTGAGCATCTTTTACAAATGGGGGAGTCACGTGGATTTCCAGGCATGCTAGGTTCCATTGATTGTATGCATTGGGAATGGAAGAATTGTCCTGTTGCATGGAAAGGACAATTTTGTCGAGGTGATCATGGTAAACCCACGATCATGCTTGAAGCAGTAGCATCACAAGACTTATGGATTTGGCATGCATTTTTTGGTATTGCAGGTTCAAACAATGACATTAATGTGCTAAACCAATCTAATGTGTTTAACGATATTTTGGAAGGACGTGCTGCTACTGTGCAATATACAATCAATGGGAATCCATATAATATGGGGTATTATTTAGCGGATGGTATATATCCCGAGTGGGCTACATTTGTCAAGACCATTTCAATGCCGCAAGGAGAAAAgagaaaactatttgcacaacacTAA
- the LOC131642630 gene encoding uncharacterized protein LOC131642630 produces MWSLIEHGEYVPYVRDTTTPKPQAEWLTAEADRVLLNSKAKLFIKCALCREEYDSIMKCKTAQEMWNTLQTHHEGTSRIKETRIDIGVRKFELFEMQEDETVDQMYGRKKP; encoded by the coding sequence ATGTGGTCTCTCATAGAACATGGAGAATATGTTCCATATGTCAGAGACACCACCACTCCAAAGCCTCAAGCTGAATGGCTCACTGCTGAAGCTGATAGGGTACTCCTAAACTCTAAagctaaattatttattaaatgtgcTTTGTGCAGGGAAGAATATGACAGTATTATGAAATGCAAAACTGCACAAGAAATGTGGAACACACTTCAAACTCACCATGAAGGAACCAGTCGTATCAAGGAAACCAGAATTGACATTGGTGTAAGAAAGTTTGAGCTGTTTGAGATGCAAGAAGATGAAACTGTAGATCAAATGTATGGAAGAAAGAAACCATAG